Proteins co-encoded in one Sulfuricystis thermophila genomic window:
- the gltA gene encoding citrate synthase, with protein sequence MTQKTATLTYNGKTTEYPVYSGTIGPEVIDISKLYAQTGAFTYDPGFMSTAACKSSITYIDGDKGELLYRGYPIEQLAEKCDFMEVCYLLKNGELPNQAQYDDWVGKVRKHTMVHDQLTRFYNGFRRDAHPMAVLVGVVGGLSAFYHDSLDINNPEHRMTAAIRLIAKMPTITAMAYRYNMGLPFMYPKNEYDYATNFLYMMFGTPCEEYKPNPVLSRALDRILILHADHEQNASTSTVRLSGSSGANPFACIAAGIACLWGPAHGGANEACLKMLEEIGDVSRVPQYIKRAKDKNDPFRLMGFGHRVYKNFDPRAKLMRETCHEVLNELGLHDHPLFKLALELERIALEDEYFIEKKLYPNVDFYSGIVQSALGIPTNLFTGIFAMARTIGWIAQWHEMIGDPEQKIGRPRQLYTGAPKRDVPDMAAR encoded by the coding sequence ATGACGCAAAAAACCGCCACCTTGACCTACAACGGCAAGACCACCGAATATCCGGTCTATTCCGGCACCATCGGCCCGGAGGTGATCGACATCTCCAAGCTCTACGCCCAGACGGGGGCCTTCACCTACGATCCCGGCTTCATGTCCACGGCAGCATGCAAGTCGTCGATCACCTACATCGATGGCGACAAGGGCGAGCTGCTCTACCGCGGCTATCCGATCGAGCAGCTGGCCGAGAAATGCGACTTCATGGAAGTCTGCTATCTGCTCAAAAACGGCGAATTGCCGAACCAGGCGCAATATGACGATTGGGTTGGGAAGGTGCGCAAGCATACGATGGTTCATGACCAGCTGACGCGCTTTTACAACGGCTTCCGCCGCGATGCGCACCCGATGGCAGTGCTGGTCGGCGTGGTCGGCGGCCTGTCGGCCTTCTATCACGACTCGCTCGACATCAACAACCCCGAACACCGCATGACGGCGGCGATCCGGTTGATCGCCAAGATGCCGACCATCACGGCGATGGCTTACCGCTACAACATGGGCCTGCCGTTCATGTACCCGAAGAACGAGTACGACTACGCGACGAACTTCCTCTACATGATGTTCGGCACGCCCTGCGAAGAATACAAGCCGAATCCGGTGCTCTCGCGCGCACTCGACCGCATCCTGATCCTGCATGCCGACCACGAGCAGAACGCCTCGACCTCGACGGTGCGTCTGTCCGGTTCCTCCGGCGCCAATCCGTTTGCCTGCATCGCGGCCGGCATCGCCTGCCTGTGGGGGCCGGCGCACGGCGGCGCCAATGAAGCCTGCCTCAAGATGCTCGAGGAGATCGGCGATGTCTCGCGCGTGCCGCAATACATCAAGCGCGCCAAGGACAAGAACGATCCGTTCCGCCTGATGGGCTTCGGTCACCGCGTCTACAAGAACTTCGATCCGCGTGCCAAACTGATGCGTGAGACCTGCCACGAGGTGCTGAACGAATTGGGGCTGCACGACCATCCGCTCTTCAAGCTGGCGCTGGAGCTCGAGCGCATCGCGCTGGAGGACGAATATTTCATCGAGAAGAAGCTCTATCCGAATGTCGATTTCTACTCCGGCATCGTGCAAAGCGCCTTGGGCATCCCGACCAATCTGTTCACCGGCATCTTCGCGATGGCCCGCACCATCGGCTGGATCGCCCAGTGGCACGAGATGATCGGCGATCCCGAGCAGAAGATCGGCCGGCCGCGCCAACTCTATACCGGCGCACCGAAACGCGACGTGCCCGACATGGCCGCGCGCTGA
- a CDS encoding 2-oxoglutarate dehydrogenase E1 component: protein MIKELLSNSYLFGANAPYVEELYEKYLQNPGAIDPAWRDYFDKLANLPGVGAYQGPDVPHAPIVSGFAQRAREGCLYVARRAGIGEKQTKVLQIINAYRFLGNRWAQLDPLKRHPRPEVPELEPSFYGFTEADLATAFRTGSFDMGVEEATLREILDMLRQRYCGHIGAEYMYIADVQQKRWIQARFEPPRAQPRFDSEERKHLLEILTAAETLERYLHTRYVGQKRFSLEGGESLMVALQQLIRHAGTQGAKEIVIGMAHRGRLNVLVNILGKQPAMLFEEFEGKKKSDLIAGDVKYHMGYSSDVATPGGPVHLTLAFNPSHLEIVNPVVEGSVYARQVRRGAHGKQEVMPVLIHGDAAVAGQGVNQEMLNFSQTRGYGTGGTVHIVVNNQIGFTTSDPRDLRSSLYCTDIFKMVEAPIFHVNGDDPEAVAFVTALAVEFRNTFHKDVVIDIVCFRKLGHNEADEPMVTQPLMYRKIAAHPGTRKLYAEKLQAQGVIAAGEDEQMIRDYRAALDAGKHLHNPAISDFKSQSAIDWTPYVGAKYTELCDTRVPLAELQRLGRRLTEVPEGFTLHPRVQKVIEDRRLMIEGKLPIDWGMAENLAYATLLSAGYGVRISGEDVGRGTFFHRHAVLHDQKREKWDEGVWMPLEHLQDGQARFQCFDSVLSEEAVLAFEYGYATATPNELVIWEAQFGDFANGAQVVIDQFLASGEAKWGRLCGLVLLLPHGLEGQGPEHSSARIERFLQLSADFNWEVCMPTSAAQMFHLLRRQMLRKQRKPLIVFTPKSLLRSKEAASNLEDLTEGTFQTVFGEVDPLDPKKVTRVLICAGKVYYDLRAARREQKLDHIAIIRTPQLYPMDDCRIAEELAKYPRLKEVVWCQEEPENQGAWYAKHHTLLPLLKKGQSLHVVARPASASPAVGSAAVHARQQKEIVETALGALK, encoded by the coding sequence ATGATCAAGGAATTGTTGTCCAACTCCTATCTGTTCGGTGCGAACGCTCCCTATGTCGAGGAGTTGTACGAAAAATATCTGCAGAATCCGGGGGCCATCGATCCGGCCTGGCGCGACTATTTCGACAAGCTGGCGAACCTGCCGGGCGTGGGCGCCTATCAGGGGCCCGACGTACCGCACGCGCCGATCGTCAGCGGCTTCGCGCAACGGGCGCGTGAAGGATGTCTTTACGTCGCGCGGCGCGCCGGCATCGGCGAGAAGCAGACGAAAGTCCTGCAGATCATCAATGCCTACCGCTTTCTCGGCAACCGCTGGGCGCAGCTCGACCCGCTGAAACGCCACCCGCGTCCCGAGGTTCCCGAGCTGGAGCCCTCTTTTTACGGCTTCACCGAGGCCGATCTGGCGACTGCATTTCGCACCGGTTCGTTCGACATGGGGGTCGAAGAGGCCACCTTGCGCGAGATCCTCGACATGCTGCGTCAGCGCTATTGCGGCCATATCGGTGCGGAATACATGTATATCGCCGACGTGCAGCAAAAGCGCTGGATCCAGGCCCGTTTCGAGCCGCCGCGCGCACAGCCGCGTTTCGACAGCGAGGAGCGCAAACATCTGTTGGAGATCTTGACGGCGGCGGAAACCCTGGAACGCTATCTGCATACCCGCTATGTCGGCCAGAAGCGCTTTTCGCTGGAGGGTGGCGAATCGCTGATGGTCGCTCTGCAGCAGTTGATCCGTCATGCCGGCACACAGGGCGCGAAGGAGATCGTCATCGGCATGGCTCACCGCGGCCGTCTCAACGTGCTGGTCAACATCCTCGGCAAGCAGCCGGCCATGCTGTTCGAGGAGTTCGAGGGCAAGAAGAAGTCCGATCTGATCGCCGGTGACGTCAAATATCACATGGGCTATTCCTCCGACGTGGCCACACCCGGCGGCCCGGTGCATCTGACGCTCGCTTTCAATCCCTCCCATCTCGAGATCGTCAATCCGGTCGTCGAGGGCTCGGTCTATGCGCGACAGGTGCGACGCGGCGCCCATGGCAAACAGGAAGTGATGCCGGTGTTGATCCACGGCGATGCCGCAGTCGCCGGCCAGGGCGTCAATCAGGAGATGCTCAACTTCTCGCAGACGCGTGGCTACGGCACCGGCGGCACGGTGCATATCGTGGTCAACAACCAGATCGGCTTCACCACCTCCGATCCGCGCGATTTGCGTTCTTCGCTCTATTGCACCGACATCTTCAAGATGGTCGAGGCGCCGATCTTCCACGTCAATGGCGATGATCCCGAGGCGGTGGCCTTCGTCACGGCGCTGGCGGTCGAATTCCGCAACACCTTCCACAAGGATGTCGTCATCGACATCGTCTGTTTCCGCAAGCTGGGCCACAACGAGGCCGACGAGCCGATGGTGACGCAGCCGCTGATGTATCGCAAGATCGCGGCGCATCCTGGCACCCGCAAGCTCTACGCCGAGAAGCTCCAGGCCCAGGGGGTCATCGCTGCGGGTGAGGACGAGCAGATGATCCGCGATTACCGGGCTGCGCTCGATGCCGGCAAGCATCTGCACAATCCGGCGATCAGCGATTTCAAGAGTCAGTCGGCGATCGACTGGACGCCCTACGTCGGGGCGAAATACACCGAGCTGTGCGACACGCGGGTGCCGCTCGCGGAACTGCAGCGTCTCGGCCGGCGTCTGACCGAGGTGCCCGAAGGCTTCACCCTCCACCCGCGCGTGCAGAAGGTCATCGAGGATAGACGGCTGATGATCGAGGGCAAACTGCCGATCGATTGGGGCATGGCGGAAAACCTCGCCTATGCGACCTTGCTCTCCGCAGGCTATGGTGTGCGCATTTCCGGTGAGGACGTCGGGCGTGGCACCTTCTTCCACCGTCACGCCGTGCTGCACGACCAGAAGCGCGAGAAATGGGACGAGGGGGTCTGGATGCCGCTCGAGCACCTGCAGGATGGCCAGGCGCGTTTCCAGTGCTTCGATTCCGTGCTTTCCGAGGAGGCGGTGCTGGCCTTCGAATACGGCTATGCGACGGCGACACCGAACGAGCTGGTGATCTGGGAGGCGCAGTTCGGTGATTTCGCCAATGGCGCCCAGGTGGTGATCGACCAGTTCCTCGCCTCGGGCGAGGCCAAGTGGGGGCGTCTGTGTGGCCTCGTCCTGCTGCTGCCGCATGGCCTAGAAGGCCAGGGGCCGGAACATTCCTCGGCACGCATCGAACGCTTCCTGCAGCTGTCGGCCGATTTCAACTGGGAAGTTTGCATGCCCACCTCCGCGGCGCAGATGTTCCACCTGTTGCGGCGCCAGATGCTCAGAAAGCAAAGAAAGCCGTTGATCGTGTTCACGCCGAAGTCGCTGTTACGCAGCAAGGAGGCTGCTTCCAACCTCGAGGATCTGACGGAAGGCACGTTCCAGACGGTCTTTGGCGAGGTCGACCCGCTCGATCCGAAGAAGGTCACACGGGTGCTGATCTGCGCCGGCAAGGTGTATTACGACCTGCGCGCCGCGCGGCGCGAACAGAAGCTCGACCATATCGCGATCATTCGCACGCCGCAGCTCTATCCGATGGACGACTGCCGTATCGCCGAAGAGCTGGCGAAATATCCGCGTCTGAAGGAGGTGGTCTGGTGCCAGGAAGAGCCGGAAAACCAGGGCGCATGGTACGCGAAGCATCACACTCTGCTGCCGCTCCTCAAGAAAGGCCAGTCGCTGCATGTCGTTGCGCGGCCGGCCTCGGCGTCTCCCGCAGTGGGCAGCGCTGCGGTCCATGCCAGGCAGCAAAAGGAAATCGTCGAAACCGCGCTGGGCGCGCTCAAATAA
- a CDS encoding succinate dehydrogenase iron-sulfur subunit, whose product MTTRTLQFRIYRYDPDRDQKPWMQDIEVEVDSTDRKLLDAMVKLKAKDDSIAFRRSCREGVCGSDALNINGRNGLACLTDLSSFPEGKPIVLRPLPGLPVIRDLIVDMTQFFKQYHSIKPYLINNDPPPERERLQSPEDREELNGLYECILCACCSTACPSFWWNPDKFVGPAGLLAAYRFIADTRDQATSERLDNLNDPYRLFRCHTIMNCVDVCPKGLNPTKAIGKIKDMMVKRAI is encoded by the coding sequence ATGACCACACGCACCCTCCAGTTCCGCATTTACCGCTACGACCCCGACCGCGATCAAAAGCCCTGGATGCAGGACATCGAAGTCGAAGTCGACAGTACCGACCGTAAGCTGCTCGATGCCATGGTCAAGCTGAAGGCGAAAGACGACTCGATCGCCTTCCGCCGTTCCTGCCGCGAAGGTGTGTGCGGCTCGGATGCGCTCAACATCAATGGCAGAAATGGCCTCGCCTGTTTGACTGATCTGTCGAGTTTCCCGGAAGGCAAGCCGATCGTGCTGCGGCCGCTGCCTGGCCTGCCGGTGATCCGCGATCTGATCGTCGATATGACGCAGTTCTTCAAACAGTACCACTCGATCAAGCCGTATCTGATCAACAACGATCCGCCACCGGAACGCGAACGGCTCCAGTCGCCGGAGGATCGCGAGGAGCTGAACGGTTTGTATGAGTGCATCCTGTGCGCCTGCTGTTCGACGGCCTGCCCGTCGTTCTGGTGGAATCCGGACAAGTTCGTCGGGCCAGCAGGGCTGTTGGCCGCCTACCGCTTCATCGCCGATACGCGCGATCAGGCAACCAGCGAGCGGCTCGACAACCTGAACGATCCGTATCGGCTGTTCCGTTGCCATACCATCATGAACTGCGTCGATGTCTGCCCGAAGGGGTTGAATCCCACCAAGGCGATCGGCAAGATCAAGGACATGATGGTGAAAAGGGCAATCTGA
- the odhB gene encoding 2-oxoglutarate dehydrogenase complex dihydrolipoyllysine-residue succinyltransferase, protein MLIEVKVPQLSESVAEATLVSWHKHVGDVVMRDENLIDIETDKVVLELPAPESGVLVEVLKGNGETVTSGELIARIDTEAKAVAAAAAQPAAAKPAPQPTAPAAAAPGVGPAARKALAEKGLEASQVQGTGPGGRVTKADVLNVGAPAGAVPAAPTIRGESAPGGTSSFSPAPTSAPAAPGAPVAAAAPAGALPVPPAVALDAIIGDRPEQRVPMSRLRARIAERLLQSQAQNAILTTFNEVNMAPVIELRKKYAEKFEKEHGVRLGFMSFFVKAAVAALKRFPILNASVDGNDIVYHGYFDIGIAVGSPRGLVVPILRDADQMSLAQIEKKIAEFGQKAKDGKLTLEELTGGTFSISNGGVFGSMLSTPIINPPQSAILGIHATKERPVVENGQIVIRPINYLALSYDHRIIDGREAVLGLVAIKEALEDPARMLLDI, encoded by the coding sequence ATGCTGATCGAAGTCAAAGTCCCGCAACTGTCGGAATCGGTCGCCGAAGCGACGCTGGTGAGCTGGCACAAACATGTCGGCGATGTCGTGATGCGTGACGAGAATCTCATCGACATCGAAACCGACAAGGTCGTCCTCGAACTCCCGGCGCCGGAATCGGGCGTGCTGGTCGAAGTCCTCAAGGGCAATGGCGAAACCGTCACCTCGGGCGAGCTGATCGCCCGCATCGATACCGAAGCCAAGGCGGTGGCGGCAGCAGCCGCACAGCCTGCCGCAGCGAAGCCGGCGCCGCAGCCGACCGCGCCGGCGGCAGCCGCACCGGGCGTCGGCCCGGCCGCCCGTAAGGCACTTGCCGAGAAAGGCCTGGAGGCTAGCCAAGTGCAGGGCACGGGGCCCGGCGGCCGCGTCACCAAGGCCGACGTCTTGAACGTCGGCGCGCCGGCAGGTGCCGTCCCGGCAGCGCCGACTATTCGAGGTGAGTCGGCGCCCGGCGGGACGTCCAGTTTTTCGCCAGCGCCGACTTCTGCCCCGGCCGCGCCAGGGGCGCCAGTCGCTGCGGCAGCCCCGGCAGGCGCCCTGCCGGTACCGCCTGCAGTGGCCCTGGATGCGATCATCGGCGATCGTCCCGAGCAGCGCGTACCGATGTCGCGCTTGAGAGCGCGCATTGCCGAACGTCTGCTGCAATCACAGGCGCAGAACGCCATCCTTACCACGTTCAACGAGGTGAACATGGCGCCGGTGATCGAGCTACGGAAGAAATACGCCGAGAAGTTCGAGAAAGAGCATGGCGTGCGCCTGGGCTTCATGAGCTTTTTCGTCAAGGCGGCTGTCGCGGCGCTGAAGAGGTTCCCGATCCTCAATGCCTCGGTCGATGGCAACGACATCGTCTATCACGGCTATTTCGACATCGGCATCGCCGTCGGTAGTCCTCGCGGGCTGGTGGTGCCGATCCTGCGCGACGCAGATCAGATGTCACTGGCGCAGATCGAAAAGAAGATCGCCGAATTCGGGCAGAAGGCCAAGGACGGCAAGCTCACCCTCGAAGAGCTCACCGGCGGCACTTTCTCGATCTCCAACGGCGGCGTGTTCGGTTCGATGCTGTCGACGCCGATCATCAACCCGCCGCAATCGGCGATCCTCGGCATCCATGCCACCAAGGAGCGACCGGTGGTCGAAAATGGCCAGATCGTGATCCGGCCGATCAACTATCTGGCGCTCTCATATGACCACCGTATCATCGACGGCCGCGAGGCGGTGCTCGGTCTCGTCGCCATCAAGGAGGCGCTCGAGGATCCGGCACGCATGCTGCTCGACATCTGA
- the zapE gene encoding cell division protein ZapE, translating to MIRAFEAALAERGIVADEAQEAAARRLQKFYDDLVAFKAARRTRLRKLLVHPALPKGVWFWAGVGRGKSFLMDCFFAAVPYQRKRRVHFHAFMREIHERMQALKNEADPLAKVAVQVAKETRLMCFDEFHVSDIADAMILGRLMEKLFDAGLVFCITSNYPPDGLYPNGLHRERLLPAIALLKEKLDVIEIDGGVDYRLRALEAAPVYLLPDDGDAATLLMRTFSQIAHGAGHDRPLNVLGRTLPVVHRAPGVVWFDFAVLCGGPRSQNDYLELAHNFHTVFLSGVPKMGPEMANEARRLTWLVDVLYDHRVKLVIAAAVPAEELYVAGPQAEEFKRTVSRLIEMRSHEYLASTHRRYETHAPAT from the coding sequence ATGATTCGTGCGTTCGAGGCCGCGCTCGCCGAGCGCGGCATCGTCGCCGACGAGGCGCAGGAAGCGGCGGCGCGACGCCTGCAAAAGTTCTACGACGATCTGGTCGCCTTCAAGGCGGCGCGGCGTACCCGCCTGCGCAAGCTGCTCGTGCATCCCGCCTTGCCGAAAGGCGTCTGGTTCTGGGCGGGGGTCGGGCGTGGCAAGAGCTTCCTGATGGACTGCTTCTTCGCCGCCGTGCCTTATCAACGCAAGCGGCGCGTGCATTTCCATGCCTTCATGCGCGAGATCCATGAGCGCATGCAGGCGCTGAAAAACGAGGCTGATCCGCTGGCGAAGGTCGCCGTGCAGGTGGCGAAAGAGACGCGGCTGATGTGCTTCGACGAATTCCACGTCTCCGACATCGCCGACGCGATGATCCTCGGCCGCTTGATGGAAAAGCTCTTCGACGCCGGCCTGGTGTTTTGCATCACCTCGAACTATCCGCCCGATGGCCTCTATCCGAATGGTCTGCATCGCGAACGGCTCCTGCCGGCGATTGCGCTGCTCAAGGAAAAGCTCGACGTGATCGAGATCGACGGCGGCGTCGATTACCGCCTACGCGCCCTCGAAGCGGCGCCGGTGTATCTCTTGCCGGACGATGGCGATGCCGCAACGCTCTTGATGCGCACCTTCTCGCAAATCGCCCACGGCGCAGGGCATGACCGGCCGCTCAACGTGCTGGGACGCACGCTGCCCGTCGTGCACCGCGCGCCGGGCGTCGTCTGGTTCGATTTCGCCGTGCTGTGCGGCGGGCCGCGCTCGCAGAACGACTATCTGGAGCTCGCGCACAATTTCCATACGGTATTCCTCTCCGGCGTGCCGAAAATGGGACCGGAAATGGCGAATGAAGCGCGCCGGCTCACCTGGCTCGTCGATGTGCTCTACGATCATCGCGTGAAATTGGTGATCGCCGCGGCCGTGCCGGCCGAGGAACTCTATGTCGCCGGACCACAGGCGGAGGAATTCAAGCGTACCGTTTCACGCCTGATCGAGATGCGTTCGCACGAGTATCTCGCCAGCACGCACCGGCGCTACGAGACGCACGCACCGGCAACCTAA
- a CDS encoding cation:proton antiporter produces the protein MNFLPDWPPAYTSQIAFGILLLAGALGGYLAHRISWLPSITGFMAIGFLIGPSGIDLLTQESLDQARPLIGVALALILYRLGLSLDLRAMLRDRRLLFVAAAESSASFLACYGLLVWLGLSPFLAALAAAIAISSSPAVLIHVAHELGAVGPTTERAKEMVALNNLFSFLAFSAALPFAHLATDADLATALLQPIYRLAGSAFVATAIAWLLVQLARRTRSAPQYRFALVVGALMLGVGIADSLLLSPLFVPLAMGVAVRSLETEGESLSEIEFGEAFELFFIVLFVFAGSKIKPALFAQIGLMALAFVGARFLAKWLIVHGLLWRHGIGHRGATATGLLLMPMAGLAIGLVQTADQLFGAQVETLYALILVAVAILETLGPPVAAWAFRLCGEASKVGAGGPAP, from the coding sequence ATGAATTTTCTGCCCGACTGGCCTCCTGCCTACACTTCCCAGATCGCTTTCGGTATTTTGCTGCTTGCTGGTGCGCTGGGCGGTTATCTTGCCCACCGGATTTCCTGGCTGCCTTCGATCACGGGTTTCATGGCGATCGGTTTCCTGATCGGCCCCTCCGGCATCGATCTATTGACCCAGGAATCCCTCGATCAAGCGCGCCCCTTGATCGGTGTGGCCCTCGCGCTGATCCTCTATCGCCTCGGCCTCTCGCTCGATCTGCGCGCCATGCTGCGCGATCGCCGGTTGCTGTTCGTGGCGGCGGCCGAGAGCAGTGCAAGCTTTCTAGCCTGCTACGGGTTGCTCGTCTGGCTCGGCTTGTCCCCTTTCCTCGCCGCCCTCGCCGCAGCGATCGCGATCTCCTCCTCGCCCGCGGTGTTGATCCACGTCGCGCACGAACTCGGTGCCGTCGGCCCGACCACCGAACGCGCCAAGGAAATGGTCGCGCTCAACAACCTCTTTTCCTTCCTGGCGTTTTCCGCCGCACTGCCCTTCGCCCATCTTGCTACCGATGCCGATTTGGCCACCGCACTGCTGCAACCGATCTATCGGCTGGCGGGCTCGGCGTTCGTTGCCACCGCCATCGCCTGGCTTTTGGTTCAGCTCGCTCGACGCACGCGTAGCGCCCCGCAATACCGCTTTGCGCTCGTCGTCGGTGCCCTGATGCTCGGTGTCGGCATTGCCGACAGTCTGCTGCTCTCGCCACTGTTCGTACCGCTGGCGATGGGGGTCGCAGTGCGTAGCCTGGAAACCGAAGGCGAATCGCTCTCCGAGATCGAATTCGGCGAAGCCTTCGAACTCTTCTTCATCGTGCTGTTCGTCTTCGCCGGCAGCAAGATCAAACCGGCACTGTTCGCGCAGATCGGCCTGATGGCGCTCGCCTTCGTTGGCGCGCGCTTTCTTGCCAAGTGGCTGATCGTGCACGGCTTATTATGGCGTCACGGCATCGGCCACCGGGGAGCGACCGCGACCGGCCTGCTGCTGATGCCGATGGCCGGCCTGGCCATCGGTCTGGTGCAAACGGCCGATCAACTGTTCGGCGCCCAGGTCGAGACTCTGTATGCGTTGATCCTCGTCGCGGTGGCCATTCTCGAAACCCTTGGCCCACCTGTGGCGGCGTGGGCTTTCCGACTTTGTGGTGAAGCGTCGAAAGTCGGCGCTGGCGGACCGGCACCTTAG
- a CDS encoding DUF433 domain-containing protein — protein sequence MNERITIDAAICHGKPCIRGLRYPVESILEWLAAGMTIDEILADYPDLEREDILAALAFAARLTHVKRLEPLAEAA from the coding sequence ATGAATGAAAGGATCACTATCGATGCGGCGATTTGCCATGGCAAGCCCTGCATCCGCGGCCTGCGTTATCCCGTCGAGAGCATCCTCGAATGGCTGGCCGCGGGGATGACGATCGATGAGATCCTCGCCGATTATCCCGATCTCGAACGAGAAGACATCCTCGCAGCGCTTGCGTTCGCTGCCCGCCTCACTCACGTCAAGCGCCTGGAGCCTTTGGCCGAGGCGGCATGA
- the lpdA gene encoding dihydrolipoyl dehydrogenase → MTKRQFDVVVIGGGPGGYVAAIRAAQLGFATACIEMESYADPKGEVRLGGTCLNVGCIPSKALLRSSELFDEAKHAFVMHGIKMNDLAIDVGVMMRRKDNIVTQLTQGIRGLFKKNKVTLLAGRGSFAGREDELWQIAVTAQDGTTEIVAATHVIVATGSSPRQLEGIPVDNVTICDNVGALSFTEVPKRLGVIGAGVIGLELGSVWKRLGSEVTILEAMPDFLAAADPAVAKEAWKIFTSKQALKIHLGVKIGEVKQGAKGIAIEYENGEGAQRLECDKLIVSVGRVPNTAGLGCETVGLELDAQGRIAVDHQCRTNLENVWAVGDVVRGPMLAHKGMEEGVMVAECIAGQAGHVNYEAIPWVIYTHPEIAWVGKTETQLKNEGVEYRVGQIPFLANGRALGQGDTAGFVKMLACAKTDRILGVHVIGSNASELISEAVVAMEFGAVAEDIARICHAHPTLSEVMHEAALAVDKRALHF, encoded by the coding sequence ATGACCAAGCGACAATTCGACGTCGTCGTCATCGGTGGTGGCCCCGGCGGTTACGTCGCGGCGATCCGCGCCGCGCAGCTCGGTTTTGCCACCGCCTGCATCGAGATGGAAAGCTATGCCGATCCGAAAGGCGAGGTGCGGCTGGGCGGCACCTGCCTCAATGTCGGCTGCATTCCCTCGAAGGCGTTGTTGCGCTCCTCCGAGCTTTTCGACGAGGCAAAGCATGCCTTCGTGATGCATGGCATCAAGATGAACGATTTGGCGATCGACGTCGGCGTGATGATGCGCCGCAAGGACAACATCGTCACCCAGCTCACCCAGGGCATCCGCGGCTTGTTCAAGAAGAACAAGGTGACGCTGCTCGCCGGGCGCGGCAGCTTCGCCGGCCGCGAGGACGAACTCTGGCAGATCGCGGTGACCGCGCAGGACGGCACGACCGAGATCGTCGCCGCGACACACGTGATCGTCGCCACCGGCTCGTCGCCCCGCCAGCTGGAAGGTATTCCGGTCGATAACGTGACGATCTGCGACAACGTCGGGGCGCTGTCTTTCACCGAGGTGCCCAAACGGCTCGGCGTCATCGGCGCCGGGGTGATCGGCCTCGAGCTCGGTTCGGTCTGGAAGCGGCTGGGATCAGAGGTGACGATCCTCGAAGCGATGCCCGACTTCCTCGCTGCCGCCGACCCGGCCGTAGCCAAGGAAGCCTGGAAGATTTTCACGAGCAAGCAGGCCCTGAAGATCCATCTGGGAGTGAAGATCGGAGAGGTGAAGCAGGGCGCAAAGGGCATCGCCATCGAATACGAAAACGGTGAGGGGGCGCAGCGGCTCGAATGCGACAAGCTGATCGTCTCGGTCGGTCGCGTGCCGAACACGGCCGGATTGGGATGCGAGACCGTCGGTCTCGAGCTCGATGCGCAGGGGCGCATCGCGGTCGATCACCAGTGCCGTACCAACTTGGAAAACGTCTGGGCAGTGGGCGATGTAGTGCGTGGGCCAATGCTCGCGCACAAGGGCATGGAAGAGGGCGTGATGGTCGCCGAGTGCATCGCCGGCCAGGCCGGGCATGTCAATTACGAGGCGATTCCCTGGGTCATCTACACACATCCGGAAATCGCCTGGGTCGGCAAGACCGAGACGCAGTTGAAGAATGAAGGCGTCGAGTACCGTGTCGGCCAGATTCCCTTTCTCGCCAACGGTCGCGCACTCGGCCAAGGCGATACCGCCGGCTTCGTCAAGATGCTCGCCTGCGCCAAGACCGACCGCATCCTCGGCGTGCATGTGATCGGCAGCAATGCCTCGGAGCTGATCAGCGAGGCCGTCGTGGCGATGGAATTCGGTGCCGTCGCCGAAGACATCGCGCGCATCTGCCATGCCCACCCGACGCTCTCCGAAGTGATGCACGAGGCGGCACTGGCGGTGGATAAGCGCGCGCTGCATTTTTGA
- a CDS encoding succinate dehydrogenase assembly factor 2, whose translation MASEQQRTRTERLRWASRRALLENDLLLQRFWQRQPAELDETLAASLERLLAMDDHDLWALLSGRCASTDPELGKLVELLRQPAIRSEDL comes from the coding sequence ATGGCCAGCGAGCAGCAACGCACGCGTACCGAACGGCTGCGCTGGGCGAGCCGACGGGCGCTGCTGGAAAACGATCTGCTACTGCAGCGCTTCTGGCAACGGCAGCCGGCGGAGCTGGACGAAACGCTGGCGGCGTCGCTCGAACGCCTGCTGGCGATGGATGACCACGATTTGTGGGCGTTGCTCTCGGGGCGGTGTGCAAGCACCGATCCGGAGCTTGGCAAACTGGTCGAGCTGCTGCGGCAGCCGGCCATTCGTAGTGAAGACCTTTGA